In the genome of Amaranthus tricolor cultivar Red isolate AtriRed21 chromosome 15, ASM2621246v1, whole genome shotgun sequence, one region contains:
- the LOC130800776 gene encoding uncharacterized protein LOC130800776 isoform X3 → MDSRSLDILEKKWSRVRIKEGTEASRLYPDGYLELREDPVPWIRLNPNVLQRVRRLNLNLPYKDDVEEVGDSIGELTYLTHFFIRWARSLKCLPNLHVLEIRHCYNLQELLGSLGGLHSLTYLSLYNCYDLRALLASLGELLSLTHLSLGRCYNLQALPTSLGELRSLTHLSLEGCYNLQALPASLGELRSLTHLSLEGCYNLQALPASLGELRSLTHLSLGGCYNLQALPASLGELRSLTHLTLDSCKNLRALPASLGELRSLTHLSLRWFYNLQTLSASLGELRSLTHLSLTWCPNLQALPASLGELHSLIHFTLCYCDSIKSIPNMKVETLYFESMKENHFPSFGKLSNQTSILGLSQIPINSDGMPPLLFLDLRYSQIKHFSVLGNIKTLPKLQILSLPECFRLETLPFDLNDSLIISIDKTHTRKTWKELKTEMMCSFSAPLTGSAQNPFNISPDECLLLNEASMLLNRNFYKSVRLLDLSICEDDAEKLNSIKELSQLTHLYIKGSNIDLKYLPNTITRLRHLSLQDCDYESFSDCLDMLTNLESLDLDLYGNELPENIDVSVLVSLRCLTLRYWDIESLPDRLAKLSNLTTLVLHRCYFLNSLPPDMNLVKLKLIHTFIRPLPTGLRHLEIILYDSECDFFEYYENTDFKELVNLETLSITCNRTKFLPSLEGLLNLQELQLKDCFNLRKMPKMGKLSNVCTIDISGTRIKTLPGCITNLHNLKYLILPKCFKKESLPHNFKKEPVVTIDDIHEAYYKYMGVHDSYYETSSEDDYEKTSYTEEIVNEEDTTISQEGHNTVQTPLHQLQNLPSDQTPVLGASSEFGQAIINNEVALPHCIFSIEPQVIHLPAEILSAYNCFSIDTANKVEGHHSHGRNTAICEDSQHALHSLQNQQTELNKNHQSDDKKVNTQKKDIPREKIQSLMSLNMTIVEAANDLGVSRSTLKRRLADLNIKWPRSNKKICKDAKTTKDDVEPSWRKCSSQFNLVNPINLRDQKLEDGVNQLAALPNNVPFESNVVNHSSNPTLTTRIVQECPTTTQGNMDDNQQDQEIAVEPPHENSSTFVVKATCNGHTGRINFCLTKSIDQLKEEVRNKLELEEDNFFMEYEDEEQEWVIVNSISDLKHAALFHSKSSSRRNVRLRIIPKKSCYSTSMTTPMSQVIHDNFQSDTHLRGKVESSSTQLKSTAPYAPAINKMMTLDCFQYMNYLPAIMHPFLEGWLNVNADGNCGFRVVADAFHGGEDNWAHARRSMYNALGLDTIYVRLYGGQQEVREAMNRILWDNSVESAPPEHWMTSIQDLFVIATFYNCVVIYFSFGATPAFHTILPLRALPGIQRPYGELAIAHCGTHHPHYIRVFLLKDAPLPPIANYWGKYRDPSVEGWVENYSTRLVFWEKTVDMELKMPKSY, encoded by the exons ATGGATTCTCGATCACTTGACATTCTAGAGAAAAAGTGGTCACGTGTAAGGATAAAAGAGGGGACCGAAGCTTCCCGATTGTATCCAGACGGCTACTTGGAATTGAGGGAGGATCCAGTGCCGTGGATTCGACTTAATCCCAATGTTCTTCAGCGAGTGCGAagattgaatttgaatttaccTTATAAAGACGATGTGGAGGAGGTTGGAGATTCTATTGGAGAGCTGACATATCTCACCCACTTCTTTATCCGATGGGCTAGATCCCTCAAGTGTCTGCCCAATTTGCACGTTTTGGAAATTCGTCATTGTTATAATCTTCAAGAATTACTAGGAAGCTTGGGTGGATTGCATAGCCTTACATATCTATCTCTTTATAATTGTTATGATCTCCGGGCATTACTGGCAAGCTTGGGTGAGTTGCTTAGCCTAACACATCTCTCACTAGGACGGTGTTATAATCTCCAAGCATTACCGACAAGCTTGGGTGAGTTGCGCAGCCTAACACATCTCTCACTTGAAGGGTGTTATAATCTCCAAGCATTACCGGCAAGCTTGGGTGAGTTGCGCAGCCTAACACATCTCTCACTTGAAGGGTGTTATAATCTCCAAGCATTACCGGCAAGCTTAGGTGAGTTGCGCAGCCTAACACATCTCTCACTTGGAGGGTGTTATAATCTCCAAGCATTACCGGCAAGCTTGGGTGAGTTGCGCAGCCTAACACATCTCACTCTTGATAGTTGTAAAAATCTCCGGGCATTACCGGCAAGCTTGGGTGAGTTGCGCAGCCTAACACATCTCTCACTTAGATGGTTTTATAATCTCCAAACATTATCGGCAAGCTTGGGTGAGTTGCGCAGCCTAACACATCTCTCACTTACATGGTGTCCTAATCTCCAAGCATTACCGGCAAGCTTGGGTGAGTTGCATAGCCTTATACATTTCACTCTTTGTTATTGTGATTCTATCAAGTCTATTCCTAATATGAAAGTGGAGACTCTTTATTTTGAATCTATGAAAGAAAACCACTTTCCTAGCTTTGGAAAACTAAGCAACCAAACATCAATCCTTGGACTTTCTCAAATTCCCATAAATTCGGATGGCATGCCTCCACTATTATTTCTTGACCTTCGGTATTCACAAATCAAGCACTTCTCGGTTCTCGGGAACATCAAAACTTTGCCCAAATTGCAAATACTGTCCCTGCCTGAGTGTTTCAGACTTGAAACATTGCCATTTGATTTGAATGATTCTCTCATCATTTCAATTGATAAAACACACACACGCAAAACCTGGAAAGAACTGAAGACAGAGATGATGTGCTCATTCTCTGCTCCACTTACTGGAT CAGCTCAGAATCCCTTCAATATATCTCCTGATGAATGCCTATTGCTGAATGAAGCTTCAATGCTATTGAATCGTAACTTTTATAAATCAGTGCGATTGCTGGACTTGTCAATATGCGAAGATGATGCTGAGAAGTTAAATTCCATAAAAGAGCTGTCACAGCTCACTCACCTCTATATCAAAGGAAGCAACATTGATCTCAAGTATCTTCCTAACACAATCACAAGACTCAGACATCTCTCCCTCCAAGATTGTGACTATGAGTCCTTTAGTGATTGCCTGGATATGCTAACCAACTTGGAATCTTTGGATCTAGATTTGTATGGAAATGAATTGCCAGAAAACATAGATGTTTCAGTTTTAGTCAGCCTTAGATGTCTCACCCTACGATATTGGGATATAGAGTCACTCCCTGATAGATTGGCAAAGCTTTCTAACTTGACAACTTTAGTTCTCCACCGCTGTTACTTTCTCAATTCACTGCCACCAGATATGAATCTTGTCAAACTCAAGCTTATTCATACCTTTATCCGCCCACTTCCTACAGGTCTACGCCaccttgaaattatattatatGACTCTGAATGtgatttttttgaatattatgaaaatactgATTTCAAGGAATTGGTCAACTTGGAAACACTCTCAATAACTTGTAACCGTACAAAGTTCCTGCCTAGCCTAGAAGGACTGTTAAATTTGCAAGAACTGCAACTTAAAGACTGTTTCAATCTaagaaaaatgccaaaaatgggCAAATTGAGCAATGTGTGCACCATTGATATTAGCGGTACGAGAATCAAGACCCTGCCTGGTTGCATTACAAATTTACACAATTTGAAATACTTGATCCTCCCCAAGTGTTTCAAAAAAGAAAGCTTGCCACATAACTTTAAAAAAGAGCCCGTTGTAACTATTGATGACATACATGAAGCGTACTACAAGTATATGGGCGTCCATGATTCTTATTATGAAACCTCTAGTGAAGACGACTATGAGAAAACATCTTACACTGAGGAGATAGTCAATGAAGAGGATACCACAATATCACAAGAGGGTCACAACACTGTGCAGACTCCATTGCATCAACTGCAGAATTTACCTAGTGATCAGACACCTGTTCTTGGAG CTTCATCAGAATTTGGACAAGCGATCATCAACAACGAGGTGGCATTACCACACTGCATATTTTCAATTGAACCCCAAGTCATTCACCTTCCTGCAG AAATATTGTCTGCATACAACTGCTTTTCGATTGATACTGCTAATAAAGTTGAAG GACATCATTCTCATGGAAGAAACACTGCAATATGCGAAGATAGCCAGCATGCACTTCACAGTTTACAAAACCAGCAGACTGAACTC AATAAGAACCATCAAAGTGATGATAAAAAGGTTAATACACAAAAGAAAGACATTCCGCGTGAGAAGATACAATCACTGATGTCCTTAAACATGACGATTGTAGAGGCTGCAAATGATCTTGGTG TTTCAAGGTCTACATTGAAGCGCAGACTGGCAGACCTTAATATAAAGTGGCCACGAAGCAACAAAAAGATTTGTAAGGATGCAAAAACGACAAAAGATGATGTTGAACCGTCTTGGAGAAAATGTTCCTCACAGTTCAATTTGGTGAATCCTATTAATCTAAGAGACCAGAAACTTGAAGATGGTGTAAACCAACTTGCAGCATTGCCAAATAATGTACCATTTGAGTCTAATGTTGTTAATCACTCATCCAATCCCACCTTAACAACAAGAATAGTTCAAGAGTGCCCAACGACAACTCAAGGCAATATGGATGATAATCAGCAAGACCAAGAGATTGCAGTTGAACCACCACATGAAAACTCAAGCACCTTTGTTGTGAAGGCTACTTGTAATGGACATACAGGAAGGATTAACTTCTGTTTAACCAAGAGTATTGACCAACTAAAGGAAGAGGTAAGGAACAAGTTAGAGCTTGAAGAGGATAATTTTTTTATGGAGTATGAGGATGAGGAGCAAGAATGGGTGATAGTGAATAGCATTTCGGACCTAAAGCATGCGGCCTTGTTTCATTCTAAGTCGTCTTCTAGGCGAAATGTTAGATTGAGAATCATTCCCAAGAAAAGTTGCTATTCAACATCAATGACAACGCCTATGTCACAAGTCATCCATGACAATTTTCAATCTGATACTCACCTAAGAGGAAAAGTAGAATCGTCCAGTACTCAATTGAAGAGCACAG CACCGTATGCTCCAGCGATTAATAAGATGATGACACTAGATTGTTTTCAATATATGAATTACCTTCCGGCAATCATGCATCCATTCCTTGAAGGTTGGTTAAACGTGAATGCAGATGGAAATTGTGGGTTTCGAGTAGTGGCTGATGCATTTCATGGTGGCGAAGATAATTGGGCTCATGCTCGCCGGTCAATGTACAATGCGCTTGGTTTAGATACAATCTATGTGAGATTATATGGAGGCCAACAAGAGGTGAGAGAAGCAATGAATCGTATATTGTGGGATAATAGTGTTGAAAGTGCACCACCGGAGCACTGGATGACGAGTATCCAAGATTTGTTTGTCATTGCCACTTTCTACAATTGTGTGGTGATTTATTTTAGCTTCGGAGCAACACCTGCTTTCCATACTATTCTTCCACTAAGAGCTCTCCCAGGCATACAAAGACCTTATGGTGAGTTGGCTATTGCTCATTGTGGTACTCATCATCCGCATTATATTAGAGTGTTCTTGCTGAAAGATGCGCCGTTACCACCAATAGCAAACTATTGGGGTAAATATCGCGATCCAAGTGTTGAAGGATGGGTTGAAAATTATTCTACGCGATTGGTATTTTGGGAAAAAACTGTTGATATGGAACTCAAGATGCCCAAATCTTATTAA
- the LOC130800776 gene encoding uncharacterized protein LOC130800776 isoform X1: MDSRSLDILEKKWSRVRIKEGTEASRLYPDGYLELREDPVPWIRLNPNVLQRVRRLNLNLPYKDDVEEVGDSIGELTYLTHFFIRWARSLKCLPNLHVLEIRHCYNLQELLGSLGGLHSLTYLSLYNCYDLRALLASLGELLSLTHLSLGRCYNLQALPTSLGELRSLTHLSLEGCYNLQALPASLGELRSLTHLSLEGCYNLQALPASLGELRSLTHLSLGGCYNLQALPASLGELRSLTHLTLDSCKNLRALPASLGELRSLTHLSLRWFYNLQTLSASLGELRSLTHLSLTWCPNLQALPASLGELHSLIHFTLCYCDSIKSIPNMKVETLYFESMKENHFPSFGKLSNQTSILGLSQIPINSDGMPPLLFLDLRYSQIKHFSVLGNIKTLPKLQILSLPECFRLETLPFDLNDSLIISIDKTHTRKTWKELKTEMMCSFSAPLTGSAQNPFNISPDECLLLNEASMLLNRNFYKSVRLLDLSICEDDAEKLNSIKELSQLTHLYIKGSNIDLKYLPNTITRLRHLSLQDCDYESFSDCLDMLTNLESLDLDLYGNELPENIDVSVLVSLRCLTLRYWDIESLPDRLAKLSNLTTLVLHRCYFLNSLPPDMNLVKLKLIHTFIRPLPTGLRHLEIILYDSECDFFEYYENTDFKELVNLETLSITCNRTKFLPSLEGLLNLQELQLKDCFNLRKMPKMGKLSNVCTIDISGTRIKTLPGCITNLHNLKYLILPKCFKKESLPHNFKKEPVVTIDDIHEAYYKYMGVHDSYYETSSEDDYEKTSYTEEIVNEEDTTISQEGHNTVQTPLHQLQNLPSDQTPVLGASSEFGQAIINNEVALPHCIFSIEPQVIHLPADLMCEYSRHVQNVTSGNEVWRAHMPNNENFILPQTEILSAYNCFSIDTANKVEGHHSHGRNTAICEDSQHALHSLQNQQTELNKNHQSDDKKVNTQKKDIPREKIQSLMSLNMTIVEAANDLGVSRSTLKRRLADLNIKWPRSNKKICKDAKTTKDDVEPSWRKCSSQFNLVNPINLRDQKLEDGVNQLAALPNNVPFESNVVNHSSNPTLTTRIVQECPTTTQGNMDDNQQDQEIAVEPPHENSSTFVVKATCNGHTGRINFCLTKSIDQLKEEVRNKLELEEDNFFMEYEDEEQEWVIVNSISDLKHAALFHSKSSSRRNVRLRIIPKKSCYSTSMTTPMSQVIHDNFQSDTHLRGKVESSSTQLKSTAPYAPAINKMMTLDCFQYMNYLPAIMHPFLEGWLNVNADGNCGFRVVADAFHGGEDNWAHARRSMYNALGLDTIYVRLYGGQQEVREAMNRILWDNSVESAPPEHWMTSIQDLFVIATFYNCVVIYFSFGATPAFHTILPLRALPGIQRPYGELAIAHCGTHHPHYIRVFLLKDAPLPPIANYWGKYRDPSVEGWVENYSTRLVFWEKTVDMELKMPKSY; the protein is encoded by the exons ATGGATTCTCGATCACTTGACATTCTAGAGAAAAAGTGGTCACGTGTAAGGATAAAAGAGGGGACCGAAGCTTCCCGATTGTATCCAGACGGCTACTTGGAATTGAGGGAGGATCCAGTGCCGTGGATTCGACTTAATCCCAATGTTCTTCAGCGAGTGCGAagattgaatttgaatttaccTTATAAAGACGATGTGGAGGAGGTTGGAGATTCTATTGGAGAGCTGACATATCTCACCCACTTCTTTATCCGATGGGCTAGATCCCTCAAGTGTCTGCCCAATTTGCACGTTTTGGAAATTCGTCATTGTTATAATCTTCAAGAATTACTAGGAAGCTTGGGTGGATTGCATAGCCTTACATATCTATCTCTTTATAATTGTTATGATCTCCGGGCATTACTGGCAAGCTTGGGTGAGTTGCTTAGCCTAACACATCTCTCACTAGGACGGTGTTATAATCTCCAAGCATTACCGACAAGCTTGGGTGAGTTGCGCAGCCTAACACATCTCTCACTTGAAGGGTGTTATAATCTCCAAGCATTACCGGCAAGCTTGGGTGAGTTGCGCAGCCTAACACATCTCTCACTTGAAGGGTGTTATAATCTCCAAGCATTACCGGCAAGCTTAGGTGAGTTGCGCAGCCTAACACATCTCTCACTTGGAGGGTGTTATAATCTCCAAGCATTACCGGCAAGCTTGGGTGAGTTGCGCAGCCTAACACATCTCACTCTTGATAGTTGTAAAAATCTCCGGGCATTACCGGCAAGCTTGGGTGAGTTGCGCAGCCTAACACATCTCTCACTTAGATGGTTTTATAATCTCCAAACATTATCGGCAAGCTTGGGTGAGTTGCGCAGCCTAACACATCTCTCACTTACATGGTGTCCTAATCTCCAAGCATTACCGGCAAGCTTGGGTGAGTTGCATAGCCTTATACATTTCACTCTTTGTTATTGTGATTCTATCAAGTCTATTCCTAATATGAAAGTGGAGACTCTTTATTTTGAATCTATGAAAGAAAACCACTTTCCTAGCTTTGGAAAACTAAGCAACCAAACATCAATCCTTGGACTTTCTCAAATTCCCATAAATTCGGATGGCATGCCTCCACTATTATTTCTTGACCTTCGGTATTCACAAATCAAGCACTTCTCGGTTCTCGGGAACATCAAAACTTTGCCCAAATTGCAAATACTGTCCCTGCCTGAGTGTTTCAGACTTGAAACATTGCCATTTGATTTGAATGATTCTCTCATCATTTCAATTGATAAAACACACACACGCAAAACCTGGAAAGAACTGAAGACAGAGATGATGTGCTCATTCTCTGCTCCACTTACTGGAT CAGCTCAGAATCCCTTCAATATATCTCCTGATGAATGCCTATTGCTGAATGAAGCTTCAATGCTATTGAATCGTAACTTTTATAAATCAGTGCGATTGCTGGACTTGTCAATATGCGAAGATGATGCTGAGAAGTTAAATTCCATAAAAGAGCTGTCACAGCTCACTCACCTCTATATCAAAGGAAGCAACATTGATCTCAAGTATCTTCCTAACACAATCACAAGACTCAGACATCTCTCCCTCCAAGATTGTGACTATGAGTCCTTTAGTGATTGCCTGGATATGCTAACCAACTTGGAATCTTTGGATCTAGATTTGTATGGAAATGAATTGCCAGAAAACATAGATGTTTCAGTTTTAGTCAGCCTTAGATGTCTCACCCTACGATATTGGGATATAGAGTCACTCCCTGATAGATTGGCAAAGCTTTCTAACTTGACAACTTTAGTTCTCCACCGCTGTTACTTTCTCAATTCACTGCCACCAGATATGAATCTTGTCAAACTCAAGCTTATTCATACCTTTATCCGCCCACTTCCTACAGGTCTACGCCaccttgaaattatattatatGACTCTGAATGtgatttttttgaatattatgaaaatactgATTTCAAGGAATTGGTCAACTTGGAAACACTCTCAATAACTTGTAACCGTACAAAGTTCCTGCCTAGCCTAGAAGGACTGTTAAATTTGCAAGAACTGCAACTTAAAGACTGTTTCAATCTaagaaaaatgccaaaaatgggCAAATTGAGCAATGTGTGCACCATTGATATTAGCGGTACGAGAATCAAGACCCTGCCTGGTTGCATTACAAATTTACACAATTTGAAATACTTGATCCTCCCCAAGTGTTTCAAAAAAGAAAGCTTGCCACATAACTTTAAAAAAGAGCCCGTTGTAACTATTGATGACATACATGAAGCGTACTACAAGTATATGGGCGTCCATGATTCTTATTATGAAACCTCTAGTGAAGACGACTATGAGAAAACATCTTACACTGAGGAGATAGTCAATGAAGAGGATACCACAATATCACAAGAGGGTCACAACACTGTGCAGACTCCATTGCATCAACTGCAGAATTTACCTAGTGATCAGACACCTGTTCTTGGAG CTTCATCAGAATTTGGACAAGCGATCATCAACAACGAGGTGGCATTACCACACTGCATATTTTCAATTGAACCCCAAGTCATTCACCTTCCTGCAG ATCTAATGTGTGAATATAGCCGCCATGTGCAAAATGTTACTTCAGGAAATGAAGTATGGAGAGCACATATGCCTaacaatgaaaattttattttacccCAAACAGAAATATTGTCTGCATACAACTGCTTTTCGATTGATACTGCTAATAAAGTTGAAG GACATCATTCTCATGGAAGAAACACTGCAATATGCGAAGATAGCCAGCATGCACTTCACAGTTTACAAAACCAGCAGACTGAACTC AATAAGAACCATCAAAGTGATGATAAAAAGGTTAATACACAAAAGAAAGACATTCCGCGTGAGAAGATACAATCACTGATGTCCTTAAACATGACGATTGTAGAGGCTGCAAATGATCTTGGTG TTTCAAGGTCTACATTGAAGCGCAGACTGGCAGACCTTAATATAAAGTGGCCACGAAGCAACAAAAAGATTTGTAAGGATGCAAAAACGACAAAAGATGATGTTGAACCGTCTTGGAGAAAATGTTCCTCACAGTTCAATTTGGTGAATCCTATTAATCTAAGAGACCAGAAACTTGAAGATGGTGTAAACCAACTTGCAGCATTGCCAAATAATGTACCATTTGAGTCTAATGTTGTTAATCACTCATCCAATCCCACCTTAACAACAAGAATAGTTCAAGAGTGCCCAACGACAACTCAAGGCAATATGGATGATAATCAGCAAGACCAAGAGATTGCAGTTGAACCACCACATGAAAACTCAAGCACCTTTGTTGTGAAGGCTACTTGTAATGGACATACAGGAAGGATTAACTTCTGTTTAACCAAGAGTATTGACCAACTAAAGGAAGAGGTAAGGAACAAGTTAGAGCTTGAAGAGGATAATTTTTTTATGGAGTATGAGGATGAGGAGCAAGAATGGGTGATAGTGAATAGCATTTCGGACCTAAAGCATGCGGCCTTGTTTCATTCTAAGTCGTCTTCTAGGCGAAATGTTAGATTGAGAATCATTCCCAAGAAAAGTTGCTATTCAACATCAATGACAACGCCTATGTCACAAGTCATCCATGACAATTTTCAATCTGATACTCACCTAAGAGGAAAAGTAGAATCGTCCAGTACTCAATTGAAGAGCACAG CACCGTATGCTCCAGCGATTAATAAGATGATGACACTAGATTGTTTTCAATATATGAATTACCTTCCGGCAATCATGCATCCATTCCTTGAAGGTTGGTTAAACGTGAATGCAGATGGAAATTGTGGGTTTCGAGTAGTGGCTGATGCATTTCATGGTGGCGAAGATAATTGGGCTCATGCTCGCCGGTCAATGTACAATGCGCTTGGTTTAGATACAATCTATGTGAGATTATATGGAGGCCAACAAGAGGTGAGAGAAGCAATGAATCGTATATTGTGGGATAATAGTGTTGAAAGTGCACCACCGGAGCACTGGATGACGAGTATCCAAGATTTGTTTGTCATTGCCACTTTCTACAATTGTGTGGTGATTTATTTTAGCTTCGGAGCAACACCTGCTTTCCATACTATTCTTCCACTAAGAGCTCTCCCAGGCATACAAAGACCTTATGGTGAGTTGGCTATTGCTCATTGTGGTACTCATCATCCGCATTATATTAGAGTGTTCTTGCTGAAAGATGCGCCGTTACCACCAATAGCAAACTATTGGGGTAAATATCGCGATCCAAGTGTTGAAGGATGGGTTGAAAATTATTCTACGCGATTGGTATTTTGGGAAAAAACTGTTGATATGGAACTCAAGATGCCCAAATCTTATTAA